A region from the Kineothrix sp. IPX-CK genome encodes:
- a CDS encoding NAD(P)H-dependent oxidoreductase — protein MKITVIHGQGHKGVTYTMTQTVLNFLITDKDEIREFFLPKDGPDFCCGCFNCFLKGESFCPSADKVQPIALAVEWADIILLDSPNYVMEMSGSMKNLMDHLAYRWASHRPHGSMFTKVGIVVSSSAGAPPRGTVRSMARQLRWMCVPKVYTLGLACYTAPGEAIKPQRMKLITKKAERIAKAVRRRAERPRPGLRGRIMFGIFRKMQSSPDSAWNPTDRDFWVNQGWTQKCRPWRQ, from the coding sequence ATGAAGATAACGGTGATTCATGGTCAAGGGCATAAGGGTGTGACCTATACGATGACGCAGACGGTACTTAACTTTCTTATTACGGACAAGGATGAGATACGGGAATTTTTTCTCCCGAAAGACGGGCCGGATTTTTGCTGCGGGTGTTTCAATTGTTTCCTGAAGGGGGAATCCTTCTGTCCTTCTGCCGATAAAGTACAGCCAATTGCTCTGGCTGTGGAGTGGGCGGATATCATTCTGCTGGACAGTCCGAACTATGTGATGGAAATGAGCGGTTCCATGAAAAATCTCATGGACCATCTGGCTTACCGTTGGGCATCACATAGACCTCACGGGTCTATGTTTACCAAAGTAGGCATTGTAGTATCGTCTTCCGCAGGAGCGCCGCCAAGGGGCACGGTAAGGTCAATGGCGAGACAGCTCAGGTGGATGTGTGTACCGAAGGTGTATACATTAGGGCTCGCCTGCTATACAGCGCCGGGAGAAGCGATCAAGCCCCAGAGAATGAAGCTGATCACAAAGAAGGCAGAAAGGATCGCGAAAGCGGTAAGGAGAAGAGCAGAGCGTCCCCGGCCAGGCCTGCGGGGAAGAATTATGTTTGGAATTTTCAGAAAGATGCAATCCTCCCCCGATTCGGCATGGAATCCCACGGATAGGGACTTTTGGGTAAATCAGGGATGGACGCAGAAGTGCCGTCCATGGAGACAGTAA
- a CDS encoding GNAT family N-acetyltransferase, which yields MVKFIQKEEEKGRIADFVLKSLPEWFGVPESVCEYVKGVRSMPFWAEFTDGEAVGFIAMKETSRHTAEIYVMGVLEGFQGRGIGKRLFGELYSYAGMKAYSFLQVKTVQKGCYESYDRTNTFYEGLGFKELECFPSLWDESNPCQIYIMEVDLRKSIMSKG from the coding sequence ATGGTTAAGTTCATACAGAAGGAAGAAGAAAAGGGGAGAATTGCGGATTTTGTACTGAAGAGCCTGCCGGAGTGGTTCGGAGTGCCGGAGAGTGTCTGTGAATATGTGAAGGGTGTCAGGAGCATGCCCTTTTGGGCGGAATTCACGGACGGAGAGGCAGTTGGGTTTATTGCTATGAAGGAGACTAGCCGGCATACGGCTGAGATTTATGTTATGGGAGTGCTGGAAGGATTTCAAGGGAGAGGGATAGGGAAGCGACTGTTTGGGGAGCTGTATTCTTATGCGGGGATGAAGGCGTATTCCTTTTTGCAGGTAAAGACAGTACAAAAGGGCTGTTATGAGTCTTATGACAGGACAAACACCTTTTATGAGGGCCTGGGATTTAAGGAATTGGAGTGTTTTCCGTCACTTTGGGATGAGAGCAATCCCTGCCAGATTTACATTATGGAGGTTGATTTGAGGAAGAGCATTATGTCGAAGGGATAA
- a CDS encoding iron-containing alcohol dehydrogenase: MNRFTLPRDIYYGRDSLEVLKTLKGKKAIVVVGGSSMKSFGFLDKAVGYLKEAGIETLLFEGVEPDPSVETVMKGAAAMREFEPDWIVSMGGGSPIDAAKAMWAFYEYPETTFEDLITPFSFPALRTKAKFIAIPSTSGTATEVTAFSVITDYAKGIKYPLADFNITPDIAIVDPVLAETMPQSLIAYTGMDALTHAIEAYVSTLHTPFTDPLAIKAIQIVDSDLTKSYAGDRNSKELMHYGQCLAGMAFSNALLGIVHSMAHKTGAAFSTGHITHGLANAMYLPYVIKYNAKNEEAAKRYGEIAASIGIEGTQDEAIKGLCERIVELNNQMQIPNTLKEFGIAEEEFKEKIAAISENAVGDACTGSNPRAIDPATMEKLFTCIYYGKEVDF; this comes from the coding sequence ATGAACAGATTTACTTTACCGAGAGATATCTATTACGGAAGAGATTCATTGGAGGTTTTGAAGACCTTAAAGGGAAAAAAGGCTATCGTAGTTGTAGGCGGAAGCTCCATGAAGAGTTTTGGGTTTTTAGATAAAGCTGTCGGTTATTTAAAGGAAGCAGGGATTGAAACCCTTCTGTTTGAAGGCGTTGAGCCGGATCCTTCTGTAGAAACGGTTATGAAGGGTGCGGCGGCGATGAGAGAGTTCGAACCGGACTGGATCGTTTCCATGGGCGGAGGTTCACCCATCGATGCAGCTAAGGCGATGTGGGCGTTTTATGAATATCCCGAGACGACTTTCGAAGATTTGATCACTCCTTTTAGTTTTCCTGCTTTGAGAACGAAAGCAAAATTCATAGCGATTCCTTCCACTTCCGGGACGGCTACGGAAGTAACTGCATTTTCCGTTATCACAGACTATGCGAAGGGAATCAAATATCCTCTTGCTGATTTTAATATAACACCCGATATCGCTATCGTTGACCCCGTTTTGGCGGAGACGATGCCCCAGAGCTTGATAGCTTATACGGGAATGGATGCTCTGACACATGCGATCGAAGCATATGTTTCTACCCTTCATACTCCGTTTACGGACCCCCTTGCTATCAAGGCTATCCAGATTGTGGACAGCGATTTGACGAAGAGCTATGCCGGAGATAGAAATTCCAAGGAACTCATGCATTACGGACAGTGTCTTGCGGGGATGGCATTCTCGAACGCCCTCTTAGGCATAGTACATTCCATGGCTCACAAGACGGGAGCAGCTTTTTCCACCGGACATATTACTCACGGATTAGCAAATGCGATGTATCTTCCGTATGTTATTAAATATAATGCGAAAAATGAAGAGGCGGCGAAGCGCTACGGCGAAATTGCGGCTTCTATCGGAATAGAAGGAACGCAGGATGAAGCGATTAAGGGCTTGTGCGAAAGAATCGTAGAGCTTAACAATCAGATGCAGATACCGAATACCCTGAAAGAGTTCGGCATCGCAGAAGAGGAATTCAAGGAAAAAATTGCAGCGATTTCAGAAAATGCGGTAGGTGACGCATGTACGGGTTCGAATCCGAGAGCAATCGATCCGGCGACCATGGAGAAGCTCTTTACATGTATTTACTACGGTAAAGAAGTTGATTTCTAA
- a CDS encoding glycosyltransferase: protein MIVRNEEKNIERCLKSAAKLVDEIIVVDTGSEDGTKTVCKKYKTKLYDFAWEDDFAAARNFAVEKASSDWIMWLDADEELQIRDKKTFKKRLRDEKKDLISIKMLHYYGEQPADKSRAYRNSACRLFRNNTGMHFSGKVHERLIGDNIVDRISEEEYDDIKIFHYGYMDEEIEHKNDRNMKLLLKEREEQPENAWVQYHLAVEYYHTKAYAEAYGLVNLSILCFLKEEILPPAIVYKLKYDILLAAEDYETVSQSIEKAIELYPDYVDLYYYKGMAQFALGDYKEAKSTFRHCLILGEDDVRYLILAGAGSFLALNYIGRCHEMLQEKEQAQEAYRQAELLL, encoded by the coding sequence ATGATAGTACGAAATGAGGAGAAAAATATCGAAAGATGCCTAAAAAGTGCTGCGAAGCTGGTGGATGAAATCATCGTGGTGGATACCGGCTCCGAAGACGGGACGAAGACTGTTTGTAAAAAATACAAAACAAAGCTTTATGATTTCGCGTGGGAGGATGATTTTGCTGCAGCCCGCAATTTTGCAGTGGAAAAGGCTTCCAGCGATTGGATTATGTGGCTGGATGCCGATGAGGAACTACAGATCAGAGATAAAAAAACATTTAAGAAGCGGCTTCGTGATGAGAAAAAAGACCTCATATCAATCAAAATGCTGCACTATTACGGTGAACAGCCGGCGGATAAGAGCCGGGCTTACAGGAACAGCGCGTGCCGTTTGTTCCGAAACAATACAGGGATGCATTTTTCGGGAAAAGTACATGAGAGGCTTATTGGGGATAACATAGTCGATAGGATTTCGGAAGAGGAATATGATGATATCAAGATTTTTCATTACGGGTATATGGATGAAGAAATAGAGCATAAGAACGATAGGAATATGAAACTGCTTCTTAAGGAAAGGGAAGAGCAGCCGGAAAATGCGTGGGTCCAATATCATCTCGCTGTGGAATATTATCATACAAAGGCTTATGCGGAGGCTTATGGACTTGTCAATTTATCGATTCTGTGTTTTCTTAAAGAAGAGATCCTGCCCCCTGCAATTGTGTATAAGCTGAAATACGATATTCTGCTTGCAGCGGAAGATTATGAAACCGTATCACAGAGTATAGAAAAGGCAATCGAGCTTTATCCGGATTATGTCGACCTTTATTATTATAAGGGCATGGCGCAGTTCGCGCTCGGAGATTATAAGGAAGCGAAGAGCACCTTCAGGCACTGCCTTATCCTTGGAGAAGATGATGTAAGATATTTGATCCTGGCCGGAGCAGGAAGCTTTCTGGCTCTTAACTATATCGGACGCTGCCATGAAATGCTTCAGGAGAAAGAACAGGCACAGGAGGCCTACAGACAGGCAGAACTTCTTCTATAG
- a CDS encoding TetR/AcrR family transcriptional regulator, with protein MEEQSTKRKIMSEALKLFARKGYEAVSVAQIAEAVGIKAPSLYKHYKSKHDIFDAILEEMSSRYEMQAASMQMNGVKPDRDMELYIGIDEERLIEMGKGLFSYFLHDEYAGLFRRMLTVEQFHNKELGALFVKQYVDEPLSYQGMLFSLLIQAGVFIPENSNVMALHFYAPMYLLLVLCDCHPERESEVMEMLVQHIRQFRRLYGKKEDKR; from the coding sequence GTGGAAGAACAGTCAACCAAAAGAAAGATTATGAGTGAGGCACTCAAGCTATTTGCCAGAAAGGGATACGAAGCGGTCAGTGTGGCGCAGATTGCGGAGGCAGTAGGTATTAAAGCGCCGTCGCTTTATAAGCACTATAAGAGTAAGCATGATATTTTTGATGCTATTTTGGAGGAAATGAGTTCCCGCTATGAAATGCAGGCGGCTTCCATGCAAATGAATGGAGTGAAGCCCGATAGGGATATGGAATTATATATCGGCATTGACGAGGAACGGCTGATCGAAATGGGAAAAGGATTATTTTCCTATTTCTTGCACGATGAATATGCCGGGCTTTTCCGGAGGATGCTCACAGTGGAGCAGTTTCATAATAAAGAACTGGGGGCTCTTTTTGTTAAACAATATGTGGATGAACCGCTTTCCTATCAGGGAATGCTTTTTAGCCTGCTGATACAGGCGGGAGTATTTATTCCGGAGAATTCGAATGTGATGGCACTGCATTTCTATGCGCCGATGTATTTGCTTTTGGTTTTATGCGACTGCCATCCGGAGAGAGAATCCGAAGTGATGGAGATGCTGGTGCAGCATATCAGACAGTTTAGAAGGCTTTACGGGAAGAAGGAGGATAAGCGATGA
- a CDS encoding glycosyltransferase: MGTRGDVQPYIYLAKALLQEGFKPVIGTHPCWRDLVSETGLEFVPIGPDIDIEYEAAVIRGKTKSPILSMLKTMQFVFRIIQNSSSDIYDACKGKDLAIISHSHMGAAETEALNIKTIDVTLQTEMLPRENTDPTLKDKVLGALINPQVVKPYNKIRKLYDLPPIKSMDQMMSKELNLIPISRYIAEPNPNWAKRNAVVGYWFAPEDNYQPPEELKSFLNEGSKPVILALGAMSFESRQEKEKLDIFVKAFEQTGIRAIIQGFNKTLTDYQLPESMIRVGSIPHSWLFKQGCCVIHHCGFGTSASSMIYGIPSIPVPHVLDQFAFAEHIYRLKAGVRPIKAKELSTNRLIEAIDELNADYAQIYQNVTDLSKKMQAENGLEKSVQLIRNIV; encoded by the coding sequence ATGGGTACCAGAGGAGATGTCCAACCGTATATTTATCTTGCGAAAGCCCTGTTACAAGAAGGGTTTAAACCTGTTATCGGCACCCATCCCTGCTGGAGAGACCTCGTATCGGAAACCGGTCTTGAATTCGTTCCCATAGGCCCCGATATCGACATCGAATATGAGGCGGCAGTAATCAGGGGAAAGACCAAAAGTCCTATACTCAGCATGTTAAAAACGATGCAGTTTGTCTTTCGCATTATCCAGAATTCTTCAAGTGATATTTATGACGCCTGCAAGGGAAAAGATCTCGCGATAATTTCTCACAGCCATATGGGGGCGGCTGAGACTGAAGCCTTAAATATAAAAACCATAGACGTTACCTTGCAGACGGAAATGCTTCCCAGGGAAAATACAGATCCGACGTTAAAAGACAAGGTGCTCGGCGCCCTCATCAATCCTCAGGTGGTCAAACCCTACAACAAAATCAGAAAGCTATATGACCTGCCTCCCATCAAATCCATGGACCAAATGATGTCAAAGGAACTCAATCTGATACCCATCAGCCGTTATATAGCGGAGCCAAACCCCAATTGGGCAAAAAGGAATGCTGTCGTCGGCTATTGGTTCGCTCCCGAGGATAATTATCAGCCTCCTGAGGAATTAAAATCCTTTTTAAACGAAGGGAGCAAACCGGTCATACTCGCGCTGGGGGCAATGTCCTTCGAAAGCAGGCAGGAGAAAGAAAAACTTGACATCTTTGTCAAGGCCTTCGAGCAAACAGGAATACGCGCTATTATACAAGGCTTTAACAAAACACTTACCGATTATCAGCTACCCGAATCGATGATCCGAGTCGGTTCTATCCCCCATAGCTGGCTGTTCAAGCAAGGCTGCTGTGTAATACACCACTGTGGCTTCGGTACGTCGGCCTCTTCTATGATTTATGGCATTCCTTCGATCCCTGTTCCTCACGTACTGGATCAATTCGCATTTGCTGAGCATATATACCGCCTGAAGGCAGGAGTAAGGCCGATAAAAGCAAAGGAACTCAGCACAAATAGATTAATAGAGGCTATCGATGAATTAAATGCAGATTATGCACAAATATACCAAAATGTCACGGATTTATCCAAGAAAATGCAGGCTGAGAACGGATTAGAAAAGTCGGTGCAGCTCATACGAAATATTGTTTGA
- a CDS encoding GNAT family protein yields the protein MEVELVRWKEEYYEDFFQCSKDKDLYDNMSDDFPHTEEECRQAVASFVESDGKKACYRAILVNGRVCGCIAAFFETGMYCKNAEIAYWIRKEERGKGIMTGVIAGFVSTLFSDFNIHRVYARPFLHNVASCKVLEKAGFAEEGVLQDSVYKKGSIYSAVIYAIIKELHCKNNESLDSE from the coding sequence ATGGAAGTGGAACTGGTAAGATGGAAAGAGGAATATTATGAGGATTTCTTTCAGTGTTCCAAGGATAAAGATCTATATGATAATATGAGCGATGATTTTCCTCATACGGAGGAAGAATGCAGGCAGGCGGTGGCATCTTTTGTAGAAAGTGATGGTAAAAAGGCATGCTACAGGGCAATCCTGGTTAATGGAAGAGTGTGCGGATGCATAGCTGCCTTTTTTGAAACTGGCATGTATTGTAAGAATGCTGAAATAGCATATTGGATTAGGAAAGAGGAACGGGGGAAAGGGATTATGACAGGGGTAATTGCGGGCTTCGTAAGCACTTTATTTTCTGACTTCAATATCCACAGAGTATACGCCAGACCCTTTCTGCATAATGTAGCTTCATGCAAAGTGTTGGAGAAGGCGGGATTTGCGGAAGAAGGGGTACTTCAAGATAGCGTTTATAAAAAGGGGAGTATCTATAGTGCGGTTATATATGCAATAATTAAAGAATTACATTGTAAGAATAATGAGTCTCTTGACAGCGAATAG
- a CDS encoding collagen-like protein — protein MSQPTFPEISPEITRDSALNMILASIAMEELGLSHIINAEGEKLQYVLGTLPNQADGRPIDPVSVEHLLAINESIKCLLDSIMQNQIFLKDKLEKVLNSCKGPCGPTGATGPTGATGATGPTGATGATGPTGAPGGSTGATGPTGPTGPTGATGATGATGATGATGATGATGSSGALAVAAFEAEAGTWWNRNCPLQLTNFIKNRDIVLSRDGTSILLKDSGNYLISFTINVIVNNRCNGTIGIALRSTSCKDTETIFTCCTPITRIGSPITVSTGTIIVPVDRYEDTRISLELLSPNCVQVDSCFVSVVRA, from the coding sequence ATGTCACAACCAACATTTCCGGAAATCAGTCCTGAAATAACTCGCGATAGCGCTTTGAATATGATTCTTGCTTCCATCGCTATGGAGGAACTCGGCCTCAGCCATATCATCAATGCAGAGGGCGAAAAGCTCCAATATGTCTTGGGAACCTTACCGAATCAAGCAGATGGCAGGCCCATCGACCCTGTCAGCGTAGAACATCTTCTAGCCATAAATGAAAGCATTAAATGCCTCTTAGACAGCATTATGCAGAATCAAATCTTTCTGAAAGATAAATTGGAAAAGGTACTCAATTCATGCAAAGGTCCTTGCGGCCCTACGGGTGCTACCGGACCTACCGGCGCTACCGGTGCTACCGGGCCTACCGGCGCTACCGGTGCTACCGGGCCTACCGGCGCTCCTGGCGGGTCAACCGGTGCTACCGGGCCTACCGGACCTACCGGACCTACGGGCGCTACCGGCGCTACTGGTGCTACCGGTGCTACCGGCGCTACCGGCGCCACGGGCGCTACCGGATCATCCGGGGCTCTCGCAGTAGCAGCCTTCGAGGCGGAGGCTGGAACTTGGTGGAATAGAAATTGCCCGCTGCAACTTACAAATTTTATTAAGAACCGCGACATTGTTCTTTCCAGAGATGGAACGAGCATTTTACTCAAGGATAGCGGCAATTACCTCATAAGCTTCACCATCAACGTAATCGTAAACAATCGTTGCAACGGAACTATTGGCATCGCACTACGATCCACTTCCTGCAAGGATACGGAAACTATATTTACGTGCTGTACTCCTATCACCCGCATCGGTTCACCCATTACAGTGTCCACAGGAACTATTATCGTACCGGTAGACCGTTATGAAGATACGCGAATATCGCTCGAACTGCTCTCACCTAACTGCGTTCAGGTAGACAGCTGCTTTGTCAGCGTAGTAAGAGCATGA
- a CDS encoding GNAT family protein — MKHSGTVRLETKRLILRRLELSDAEDAYHNWTNDGEVTKFLTWPTHENIQMTRNFIQSNVDQYDKESDFYSWGIECKEIGQVIGSIGAVNVNERAESVHIGYCIGKAYWNRGIMSEAFGAVIQYLFEVVEVNRIDSRHDPRNPYSGKVMEKCGLIYEGTLRQSDRNNQGICDAAWYGLLKAEWKMNNNYNER, encoded by the coding sequence ATGAAGCATTCGGGAACGGTAAGATTAGAAACAAAGAGACTTATTCTCCGAAGACTGGAACTAAGCGATGCGGAAGATGCGTACCATAACTGGACAAACGATGGCGAGGTTACGAAATTCCTTACGTGGCCGACTCATGAAAATATTCAGATGACAAGAAATTTTATACAATCCAATGTGGATCAATATGACAAAGAGTCTGATTTTTATAGCTGGGGGATTGAATGTAAGGAAATCGGTCAGGTCATAGGAAGTATCGGTGCAGTTAACGTAAATGAGAGGGCGGAATCAGTACATATAGGCTATTGCATAGGAAAGGCTTACTGGAACCGGGGGATTATGTCGGAAGCTTTTGGGGCGGTAATCCAATATTTATTCGAGGTAGTAGAGGTAAACCGTATTGATTCCAGACACGACCCGCGGAATCCTTATTCAGGTAAGGTCATGGAGAAATGCGGACTCATATATGAAGGGACATTACGTCAGTCCGATAGAAACAATCAGGGGATATGTGATGCGGCGTGGTACGGATTACTGAAAGCTGAGTGGAAAATGAACAATAATTATAATGAGAGATAG
- a CDS encoding C-GCAxxG-C-C family protein, whose translation MSVREQESIKTHSQLAIEYFKEGYNCSQSVFLAFSDCYDMDKEAVLRISSSFGGGMGRLREVCGAVTGMFMAAGMLYGYADPKDQKSKTEHYERIQLLAKEFEEKNHSIVCRELLGLGAGKDKPVPEVRTAEYYKKRPCVELVGMAAEILDRYREEWDG comes from the coding sequence ATGAGCGTAAGAGAACAAGAGAGTATAAAAACACATTCGCAGTTAGCGATAGAATATTTTAAAGAAGGTTATAATTGTTCGCAGTCGGTATTTCTGGCATTCAGTGATTGTTATGATATGGATAAAGAGGCGGTGCTTAGAATCAGTTCTTCTTTTGGCGGAGGTATGGGAAGACTGAGGGAGGTATGCGGAGCTGTGACGGGGATGTTCATGGCGGCAGGAATGCTATATGGATATGCAGACCCTAAGGACCAGAAATCGAAGACGGAGCATTATGAAAGAATACAGCTTCTGGCGAAAGAATTTGAGGAAAAAAACCATTCTATCGTATGCCGGGAGCTGCTTGGATTGGGGGCAGGGAAGGATAAGCCGGTTCCGGAAGTACGGACGGCAGAATATTATAAGAAGCGGCCTTGTGTAGAATTGGTGGGGATGGCAGCCGAGATTTTGGATAGGTACAGGGAGGAATGGGATGGTTAA
- a CDS encoding CDP-alcohol phosphatidyltransferase family protein yields the protein MGTICLCFLEPLTVYFFTLYFLCGLSDMLDGFIARKTGNTTAAGAMLDSVADFIFLSVMLIIFIPFLPWKLWIAVWIGAIALLRLVSLSIGFAKYHTAASLHTVLNKAAGFLLFAFPVLYRLAGMETTAIILCGISSLAAVEELFITIKSKSLNRDIAGYLQQNTSDIRNKQEMKSE from the coding sequence GTGGGAACTATTTGCTTATGCTTTTTAGAACCACTGACTGTTTATTTTTTTACTCTTTATTTTTTGTGCGGGCTGAGCGATATGCTGGATGGTTTTATTGCAAGAAAAACGGGGAATACGACTGCGGCGGGAGCTATGCTTGACAGTGTAGCCGATTTCATTTTTCTTTCGGTTATGCTTATTATCTTTATTCCCTTTCTCCCGTGGAAATTATGGATAGCTGTATGGATTGGCGCGATAGCTCTTTTGCGTTTGGTCAGTCTCTCGATCGGTTTTGCGAAATATCATACGGCAGCCTCTTTACATACGGTATTAAATAAGGCGGCGGGTTTTTTACTGTTTGCATTTCCGGTGTTATATCGTTTGGCAGGAATGGAAACGACGGCGATCATACTATGCGGCATTTCGAGTCTGGCGGCGGTGGAAGAGCTGTTTATAACGATAAAGAGCAAATCCCTTAACAGAGATATCGCAGGGTACTTGCAGCAAAATACTTCCGATATTAGAAATAAGCAAGAAATGAAAAGCGAGTAA
- a CDS encoding glycosyltransferase — protein sequence MITISLCMIVKNEEKVLERCLNSVKDLVDEIIIADTGSTDRTKEIAGRFTKNIYDFPWIDDFSAARNFAYDKATKEYILWLDADDIILPEDAVKFRKLKKTLSSDIDIVMMLYNIGFDAQGKVTFSYYRERLSKNIPRFRWSEPVHECLQLGGNIINSDIGITHAKPPGARSSRNLEIYENLLSKGTKLSPRGTYYYARELKDNGRFEDAIDAFEQFLDSGLGWVEDNIAACGELAKCYREQGDSKRAFRAMLRSFQYDTPRGELCCQIGYHFKEQKEYRKAAFWFNLVLTLENPQSSWGFHQADFWGYIPCIECVVCYDHLGEHEKAERYNDMAAAFKPDSPSVLYNKEYFKNRKKTDTSSLSEGRI from the coding sequence ATGATAACCATAAGTCTTTGTATGATTGTAAAAAATGAAGAAAAAGTATTGGAAAGATGCTTAAACTCAGTAAAAGACCTCGTCGACGAAATTATTATCGCCGACACAGGCTCCACTGACCGCACAAAAGAAATCGCCGGACGTTTTACAAAGAATATCTACGATTTTCCGTGGATTGACGACTTTTCTGCCGCGCGGAATTTCGCATACGACAAAGCGACAAAGGAGTATATTCTTTGGCTGGATGCCGATGATATCATACTCCCCGAAGATGCCGTTAAATTTAGAAAACTAAAAAAAACACTGTCCAGCGATATCGACATCGTCATGATGCTGTATAATATAGGCTTCGACGCTCAGGGCAAGGTCACCTTTTCCTACTATAGGGAAAGGCTTTCCAAAAATATCCCCCGCTTCAGATGGAGCGAACCCGTTCACGAATGCCTGCAGCTTGGCGGAAATATCATAAACTCCGATATTGGCATCACACATGCCAAGCCGCCCGGCGCAAGAAGCTCCAGAAACCTTGAAATATACGAAAACCTTTTGTCTAAGGGAACCAAGCTCTCTCCCCGAGGAACATACTATTATGCCAGAGAATTAAAAGACAACGGCCGTTTCGAAGATGCTATCGACGCCTTTGAACAATTTCTGGACTCGGGACTGGGTTGGGTAGAGGACAATATTGCAGCATGCGGAGAATTGGCAAAATGCTACCGGGAGCAGGGCGACAGCAAGCGAGCCTTCCGTGCCATGCTGCGGAGCTTTCAATACGACACGCCACGCGGAGAATTGTGTTGTCAAATCGGATATCATTTTAAAGAGCAGAAGGAATACAGGAAAGCCGCCTTTTGGTTCAATCTGGTTCTCACACTGGAGAATCCGCAGAGTTCATGGGGCTTTCATCAAGCGGATTTCTGGGGGTATATTCCCTGCATCGAATGTGTCGTATGTTACGACCACTTAGGCGAACATGAGAAAGCGGAACGCTATAATGACATGGCGGCCGCCTTTAAACCAGATTCACCTTCAGTTCTTTATAATAAGGAATATTTTAAAAATAGAAAAAAAACAGATACTTCTTCACTATCAGAAGGGAGGATATAA